The region TTGCTGATCCAGCGATTCTTTCAAAAGAATAATCTCGCCACAATCCCTCGCCGATTGTAACAGTTTGGAAGGCGAGCTGGCCAACAAGCCTGATACACCTtcgccatcctcctcttcgtcccCATCACTGCTCTCTGAATCCCATTCCTTcccgccagcaccagcggGCAAGCTGTCCACAGATAACCTCTCTTCAAGAGCTGATAGCCTATCACTGAGCTCTAGCATTTTCCTGCCCTGCTCAATCCCTGTCCTTACATCGCGTAGCTCGTTGTTCAGTTCTCTCGACTCGTCCCTCCTTTTTGCtaccttggccttgacctCCTCGACGGCTCTACGGAATCCCAATAAGGCTACCTTGACATCTTCGACCTTTTCATCACCGCCTTTGAGCTCGGAACCTAGTGACAAAAACGCGGTATAGTTGGAGTTTACCAGCTCGAGAAGCTCAGAGCTGATTGTTGCGCTTCGGTCGCGAAGGTCGGACCGGAGATCCtcgagagtctggtggcggTGGGGGAGCGCGGACAGGTAGGCAGCTGGGTCGAAGTCCGGGACAAGAAAGTCTGTTCGGGGAAGAGCTTCGGGGAACGGCAGGG is a window of Pochonia chlamydosporia 170 chromosome 5, whole genome shotgun sequence DNA encoding:
- a CDS encoding oligomeric golgi complex subunit 2 protein (similar to Eutypa lata UCREL1 XP_007791833.1), coding for MSHLAIPSSQRPTSSASSYNLPSDTSDLDPDNDAPLPFPEALPRTDFLVPDFDPAAYLSALPHRHQTLEDLRSDLRDRSATISSELLELVNSNYTAFLSLGSELKGGDEKVEDVKVALLGFRRAVEEVKAKVAKRRDESRELNNELRDVRTGIEQGRKMLELSDRLSALEERLSVDSLPAGAGGKEWDSESSDGDEEEDGEGVSGLLASSPSKLLQSARDCGEIILLKESLDQQHPFVIKMEERLTRCRNTLLLDLGNALKEAKGAGVKGQDRVLRYLAIYRMLDAQKEAVKALKGG